In Rattus norvegicus strain BN/NHsdMcwi chromosome 3, GRCr8, whole genome shotgun sequence, a genomic segment contains:
- the LOC134486246 gene encoding Y-linked testis-specific protein 1-like, which produces MSLRRMSTPSFQKWRRRRPSSKALGNIVGCRISHGWKEGDEPVTQWKAIVLDQLPTNPSLYLVKYDGIDCVYGLELHSDERILKLKVLPHKVVFPQVKDAHLASAMVGRAVEHKFEGKHGSKDNWRGVVLAQVPIKKDWFYITYEKDPALYIHQLLDDYTEGNLRIIPEIPPAAVKSDVDSDILTGQCVQFTRDNGSKKIGKVIYQVPAKPSMYFIKFDGDIHIHVYNLMEKIC; this is translated from the coding sequence atgtctctgaggaggatgagcacaccatccttccagaagtggaggaggaggaggccttcttccaaggccctggggaacattgtgggctgcagaatttctcacggatggaaggaaggtgatgagcccgtcacccaatggaaggccatcgttctagaccaactgccaacaaatccctctctctatctggtcaagtatgacggaattgactgtgtctatggactggaacttcacagcgatgagaggattttaaagcttaaggtcttgcctcacaaagtagtgtttcctcaagtgaaagacgcccatctcgcaagtgccatggttggccgagctgtggagcataaatttgagggcaaacatggctctaaggacaactggaggggggtggtcctagcccaggtgccgatcaagaaagactggttttacatcacctacgagaaagatccagccCTTTACAtccaccagctcctggatgattacacagaaggtaacctccgtatcattccagagattccTCCAGCAgcggtgaagtcagacgttgacagcgacatcttaacaggtcaatgtgtgcagttcaccagagaCAACGgttccaaaaagatcggcaaagtcatttaccaagtccCAGCTAAGCCTtccatgtacttcatcaagtttgatggcgacatccACATCCAcgtctataatctgatggaaaagatctgttaa